Proteins encoded in a region of the Bombiscardovia apis genome:
- the prfB gene encoding peptide chain release factor 2 has product MAEFDFSQALNAAQAKYTMIAKALDVDALRSRIDELEQEASAPGLWDNQEHAQQVTSKLSALQSQLRKLESAHSRLEDVQTLEQMGREENDQDTLNEAQTEVESIGKDLADMEIQTLLDGEYDERPAVVTIRSGAGGVDAADWAQMLLRMYLRWSERHGYKTKVLDTSYAEEAGIKSATFQVDAPYAYGRLSVEGGTHRLVRISPFDNQGRRQTSFAAVEVIPLVEPTDHIDVPDSDIRVDTYCSSGPGGQGVNTTYSAVRITHLPTNIVVTMQDERSQIQNRAAAMAVLQSRLLVLRHEEEAKKKKELAGDIKASWGDQMRSYVLHPYQMVKDLRTGYETSQTQSVFDGDIDAFIEAGIRWRHQQRRQEQAEQEGR; this is encoded by the coding sequence ATGGCAGAATTTGATTTTTCTCAGGCCCTGAATGCAGCTCAGGCCAAATATACGATGATTGCGAAAGCGCTTGATGTAGATGCCCTGCGCTCGCGGATAGATGAACTCGAACAAGAGGCGAGTGCTCCCGGATTGTGGGATAACCAGGAGCACGCTCAGCAGGTAACCAGCAAACTTTCCGCTCTCCAATCTCAGCTTCGCAAGCTCGAATCGGCCCACAGCCGCCTCGAAGATGTACAAACGCTTGAGCAGATGGGGCGCGAAGAAAACGACCAGGATACGCTCAACGAAGCGCAGACCGAAGTGGAATCCATTGGCAAAGATTTGGCCGATATGGAGATTCAGACCTTACTCGACGGCGAATATGATGAGCGCCCCGCGGTGGTGACTATCCGCTCTGGTGCAGGCGGTGTGGATGCTGCTGATTGGGCACAAATGCTCCTGCGCATGTATCTGCGCTGGTCCGAACGTCATGGATACAAGACGAAGGTGTTAGACACTTCTTACGCTGAAGAAGCGGGCATCAAGTCTGCTACCTTCCAAGTGGATGCGCCTTACGCATACGGGCGTCTCTCTGTAGAGGGTGGAACCCACCGTTTGGTGCGCATCTCGCCCTTCGATAATCAGGGGCGCCGGCAGACTTCCTTCGCGGCTGTCGAGGTCATTCCTCTAGTGGAGCCTACCGACCATATTGATGTGCCTGATTCCGACATTCGGGTGGATACCTACTGTTCTTCTGGCCCTGGCGGTCAGGGTGTGAATACGACTTACTCGGCCGTGCGTATTACCCACTTGCCCACCAACATTGTGGTGACCATGCAAGATGAGCGCAGTCAGATTCAAAACCGCGCTGCTGCTATGGCGGTCTTGCAGTCTCGACTTTTGGTCTTGCGCCATGAGGAAGAGGCCAAGAAGAAGAAGGAACTTGCCGGAGACATTAAAGCCTCTTGGGGAGACCAGATGCGCTCTTATGTGCTTCATCCTTATCAGATGGTGAAAGACTTGCGAACTGGCTACGAGACTTCGCAGACTCAGTCTGTGTTTGACGGCGATATCGATGCCTTCATTGAGGCGGGGATTCGCTGGCGTCATCAGCAGCGCAGGCAGGAACAAGCTGAACAAGAGGGTAGGTAG